From a single Aspergillus puulaauensis MK2 DNA, chromosome 2, nearly complete sequence genomic region:
- a CDS encoding purple acid phosphatase family protein (COG:G;~EggNog:ENOG410PK5W;~InterPro:IPR041792,IPR008963,IPR039331,IPR025733, IPR004843,IPR029052,IPR015914;~PFAM:PF16656,PF00149,PF14008;~go_function: GO:0003993 - acid phosphatase activity [Evidence IEA];~go_function: GO:0016787 - hydrolase activity [Evidence IEA];~go_function: GO:0046872 - metal ion binding [Evidence IEA]): MKLLTPFKAAPLVAASVLAKANLPALPADLTTPFQQRLAIYEPNSVSIGWNTYTQLNQSCVEYGTSSSKFDKRSCAKESTTYPSSRTYENVVILDGLTAGITYYYKIVSTNSSVDHFLSPRSPGDKTPFSINAVIDLGVYGQDGFTIEGDKTKKDVIPSIDPSLNHTTIGRLANTVDDYEFIIHPGDFAYADDWILTPANLLDSERAYQAILENFYTQLAPIAGRKPYMASPGNHEAACQEIPFTTGLCPDGQKNFTDFMHRFGNTMPASFPSVSSNNTAKVLANQARELAQPPFWYSFEYGMAHIVMINTETDFEDAPDSQGGSAGLGAGPFGAKDQQLQFLEADLASVDRAVTPWVIVAGHRPWYTAGSGCEPCQEAFEEILYKYGVDLGVFGHEHNSQRFLPVYNNNPDPKGMQDPKAPMYIVSGAAGNIEGLSSISSKPDFTQFSNDESYAYATIRFVDESHLRIVFLDVVSGDVLDQSTLFKSHKQRFVRQ; the protein is encoded by the exons ATGAAGCTGTTGACACCATTCAAGGCTGCCCCGTTGGTGGCAGCGTCTGTCCTTGCAAAGGCAAATCTCCCTGCCCTTCCTGCTGATCTGACAACGCCGTTCCAGCAGCGCCTTGCCATCTATGAGCCCAATT CGGTGTCTATCGGATGGAATACGTATACCCAGCTGAACCAGTCCTGCGTGGAATATGGCACTTCCAGTAGCAAGTTCGACAAACGCTCCTGTGCTAAAGAGTCCACCACGTATCCCAGCTCTCGCACATACGAGAACGTGGTCATCCTGGACGGCCTCACTGCCGGCATCACGTACTACTACAAGATCGTGTCCACCAACTCCAGCGTCGACCACTTCCTCAGCCCTCGCAGCCCAGGCGACAAGACCCCCTTcagcatcaacgccgtcatcgACCTAGGCGTCTACGGCCAAGACGGCTTCACAATCGAAGGCGACAAGACCAAAAAGGATGTTATCCCAAGCATAGACCCATCCCTCAACCACACCACCATCGGCCGCCTCGCCAACACAGTCGACGACTACGAattcatcatccaccccGGCGACTTCGCCTACGCCGACGACTGGATCCTCACGCCCGCCAATCTACTCGACAGCGAGCGCGCATACCAGGCCATCCTCGAGAACTTCTACACGCAACTCGCGCCCATCGCCGGCCGCAAGCCCTACATGGCCAGCCCGGGGAACCACGAGGCCGCATGCCAGGAAATCCCATTCACGACGGGCCTCTGCCCAGACGGCCAGAAGAACTTCACAGACTTCATGCACCGCTTCGGAAACACCATGCCCGCATCGTTTCCCTCCGTGTCGAGCAACAACACCGCCAAAGTCCTCGCGAACCAGGCGCGCGAACTCGCACAGCCACCCTTCTGGTATTCCTTCGAGTACGGCATGGCCCACATCGTCATGATCAACACCGAGACCGATTTCGAGGACGCACCGGATAGCCAGGGTGGGTCGGCCGGTTTGGGAGCTGGTCCGTTCGGCGCAAAggaccagcagctgcagttcCTCGAGGCGGATCTGGCCAGTGTGGATCGGGCCGTGACGCCGTGGGTTATTGTCGCGGGCCATAGACCCTGGTATACGGCTGGCTCGGGCTGCGAGCCCTGCCAGGAGGCGTTTGAGGAGATCCTGTATAAATACGGGGTCGATCTGGGTGTGTTTGGGCACGAGCATAACTCGCAGCGGTTCCTGCCGGTTTATAACAACAACCCTGATCCGAAGGGGATGCAGGATCCCAAGGCGCCGATGTATATTGTCTCTGGGGCGGCGGGGAATATTGAAGGGCTTTCGTCGATCTCGAGTAAGCCGGACTTTACGCAGTTTTCGAATGATGAGAGTTATGCGTATGCGACGATTCGGTTTGTGGATGAGAGTCACCTTAGGATTGTGTTTTTGGATGTGGTTTCTGGGGATGTTTTGGATCAGAGTACCTTGTTTAAGAGTCATAAACAGAGGTTTGTTCGGCAGTAG
- a CDS encoding haloacid dehalogenase, type II (COG:S;~EggNog:ENOG410PPC4;~InterPro:IPR041492,IPR006439,IPR023198,IPR006328, IPR036412,IPR023214;~PFAM:PF00702,PF13419;~go_function: GO:0016787 - hydrolase activity [Evidence IEA];~go_function: GO:0019120 - hydrolase activity, acting on acid halide bonds, in C-halide compounds [Evidence IEA]), with amino-acid sequence MATQKVLAFDLYGTLLSTESIAKKLEAHFPAKAQSIATLWRRYQLEYTWRMNSMGIYSAFSEVTRSSLRHALAEHDEHDSLSNDAIAALMAAYDELSTFADVEPTLNRLAKSPTVKAVVFSNGTQEMVAHSVRRSPDLSPHASVFADIITVDEVKQYKPSPDVYYHLAREVGKEDELQDIWLVSGNPFDVVGARSVGMNAIWVDRGGRGWTDAAVPGLCPTVAVSNLEDIVGLIDA; translated from the exons ATGGCGACCCAAAAGGTACTCGCATTCGACCTGTATGGGACTCTGCTCTCCACCGAGTCCATAGCCAAGAAACTCGAGGCGCACTTCCCCGCAAAGGCGCAGTCCATCGCGACTCTCTGGCGCCGGTACCAGCTGGAGTACACCTGGCGCATGAACAGCATGG GAATATACTCGGCGTTCTCCGAGGTTACCCGAAGCTCCCTCCGACATGCACTCGCAGAGCACGACGAGCACGACTCCCTCAGCAACGACGCCATCGCCGCCCTAATGGCCGCCTACGACGAGCTATCGACATTCGCCGACGTCGAGCCAACCCTGAACCGGTTAGCGAAGAGTCCGACCGTAAAGGCCGTCGTGTTTTCGAACGGCACGCAGGAAATGGTGGCGCATTCGGTGCGCCGTTCCCCTGACCTGTCACCCCACGCGTCGGTGTTTGCCGATATCATCACGGTTGACGAGGTTAAACAGTACAAGCCCTCTCCGGATGTTTATTATCATTTGGCCAGGGAGGTGGGAaaggaggatgagctgcaggatatctGGCTCGTCAGTGGGAACCCGTTTGATGTGGTTGGCGCGAGGAGCGTGGGCATGAATGCGATCTGGGTTGACCGGggtggacgaggatggaCTGATGCAGCAGTTCCGGGTCTGTGCCCGACCGTTGCAGTTTCAAATCTTGAAGACATTGTTGGTCTGATCGATGCGTGA
- a CDS encoding uncharacterized protein (COG:S;~EggNog:ENOG410Q23Z;~SECRETED:SignalP(1-15)), translated as MKLTTLIALPSLVSANMGIYWSMENVTSSGLKDIIFPMAMPSSKHESGLYYAQQFPFIDAGGIGYTGLQPLADTANGSMIHAVFSSFAPGTTTTDLANCHDGADGGEGVSCAVEIPAPYAHLYHLVIRNTNGTTWTGTLVDAALGNETHIGTYTLPTGSKGISGSYMGFVEWFSFNVEDAEEKGECDTMPRAAVTFYPPTSNSTSSGKGVGELGEPYPYGGCEEDGNYQWKAVNGGGYSMSAGYV; from the coding sequence ATGAAGCTCACTACTCTCATCGCACTCCCATCTCTGGTATCCGCCAACATGGGCATCTACTGGAGCATGGAGAACGTCACCTCCTCAGGTCTAAAAGACATCATCTTCCCCATGGCCATGCCCAGCAGCAAACACGAGTCCGGCCTGTACTACGCCCAGCAATTCCCCTTCATCGACGCGGGCGGCATCGGCTACACAGGTCTCCAGCCTCTGGCTGACACCGCCAACGGAAGCATGATCCACGctgtcttctccagcttcgcGCCGGGAACAACGACAACCGACCTCGCGAACTGTCATGACGGCGCAGACGGCGGCGAAGGCGTCAGCTGTGCCGTTGAGATCCCGGCCCCGTACGCGCATCTGTACCATCTGGTGATCAGGAACACGAACGGCACGACCTGGACGGGGACACTTGTTGACGCGGCCCTCGGCAATGAAACGCATATTGGCACGTACACTCTCCCAACCGGCTCCAAGGGGATTTCGGGCTCGTATATGGGCTTTGTCGAGTGGTTTTCGTTTAAtgtggaggatgcggaagagaagggcgAGTGTGATACTATGCCGAGGGCTGCTGTGACGTTCTATCCGCCTACGAGTAACAGCACGTCCTCTGGTAAAGGGGTTGGGGAGTTGGGAGAGCCGTATCCGTATGGCGGttgtgaggaggatggaaATTACCAGTGGAAGGCTGTTAATGGTGGGGGGTATAGTATGAGTGCTGGGTATGTGTAG
- a CDS encoding sulfotransferase family protein (COG:S;~EggNog:ENOG410PN0M;~InterPro:IPR040632,IPR027417;~PFAM:PF17784;~TransMembrane:1 (o268-289i)) translates to MYVPDWLLHLIYGVPAPTIKRQKPMQILAVGISRSGTESLREALHTLGFEHTHHGFDTILPPYDLENIYRLLKKKYNTPPPTGTGTGSTPGPKLTASDFDTILGSSVGVCDLLAAEFAPELIAAYPDAKVILNTRRDLDAWHKSMQATMGYFDRNPVDWDWVKSWFCGELFWIRQAMCRTMMPTFFRGSFASNGKWVYEQHVAMVRGLGLPEERLLEWSVDDGWEPLCRFLGRDVPDAEFPNGNPPQAWAERIAVTTAEYHARAVRNMILFGAVVVVVGGYTIAGLLGFNRLFSYL, encoded by the coding sequence ATGTACGTTCCAGACTGGCTCCTGCACCTCATCTACGGTGTACCCGCACCAACAATAAAACGCCAGAAACCCATGCAAATCCTCGCCGTGGGCATCTCCCGCTCAGGCACCGAATCTCTACGCGAAGCCCTACACACCCTTGGGTTCGAGCACACCCACCACGGCTTCGACACCATCCTACCCCCCTACGACCTCGAAAATATATACCGGCTGctgaaaaagaaatacaacaccccaccaccaacaggaacaggaacaggatcaACCCCGGGCCCAAAACTCACAGCCTCAGACTTCGACACAATCCTCGGCTCCAGCGTCGGAGTATGCGACCTGCTCGCCGCCGAATTCGCACCGGAGCTGATCGCCGCATACCCGGATGCAAAAGTCATCCTGAACACACGCAGGGATCTCGACGCATGGCACAAGTCCATGCAGGCCACGATGGGCTATTTCGATAGAAACCCGGTcgactgggactgggtcAAGTCGTGGTTCTGCGGGGAGTTGTTCTGGATCCGCCAGGCGATGTGTCGGACCATGATGCCGACGTTCTTCCGGGGCAGTTTTGCTTCGAATGGGAAGTGGGTGTATGAGCAGCATGTGGCGATGGTGCGAGGGCTGGGACTGCCTGAGGAGAGGCTGCTGGAGTGGAGTGTCGACGATGGGTGGGAGCCGCTGTGTCGGTTTCTGGGGAGGGATGTGCCTGATGCAGAGTTTCCGAATGGGAATCCCCCACAGGCTTGGGCGGAGAGGATTGCTGTTACGACTGCGGAGTATCATGCGAGGGCTGTGAGGAATATGATCCTGTTTGGGGCGGTTGTCGTGGTGGTTGGGGGTTATACTATAGCAGGTCTGTTGGGTTTCAACCGCTTATTTAGCTACCTTTAG